The Burkholderia ambifaria AMMD genome includes a region encoding these proteins:
- a CDS encoding Ohr family peroxiredoxin yields MNDNKLQAPPLSLLDRYRGREFQPLYTTSVTVSGGETGHGRASGVVRSDDGNLAVDLRLPAEFGGPGNGTNPEQLFAAGFAACFHGALNLLTQRADIEPADTVVEVRVSFGRDPMDGGHALLIDVQVRMPGVDRSIAEELVRAAERLCPYAKMARQGTVNIVTVVD; encoded by the coding sequence ATGAATGACAACAAGCTGCAGGCCCCTCCGCTTTCCCTCCTCGACAGGTATCGGGGCCGGGAATTCCAGCCGCTCTATACGACGAGCGTGACAGTATCCGGTGGCGAGACGGGACACGGCCGCGCATCCGGCGTCGTGCGCTCGGACGACGGGAACCTCGCCGTCGATCTGCGCCTGCCCGCCGAGTTCGGCGGGCCCGGCAACGGCACCAACCCCGAGCAATTGTTCGCGGCGGGCTTCGCCGCGTGCTTTCACGGTGCGCTGAACCTGCTCACGCAACGCGCCGACATCGAACCCGCCGATACGGTCGTGGAGGTGCGGGTGTCGTTCGGCCGCGATCCGATGGACGGCGGCCATGCATTGCTCATCGACGTCCAGGTGCGGATGCCCGGCGTGGATCGAAGCATCGCGGAAGAACTGGTTCGAGCCGCGGAGCGCCTGTGCCCGTATGCCAAGATGGCCAGACAAGGCACCGTCAATATCGTGACCGTCGTCGACTGA
- a CDS encoding bestrophin family protein, giving the protein MHLGKSYKLSEFLIWTRWNIYELFVFGTVPVILYKFLCVTWLSIPLTIVVLLGTATSFIVGFKNVQTYNRATDALDIWTEIVSKSRRWGQLARDFAGDEAISRTLIDRHLGWLTALRYDLRRPRVWESTSKRYNAEYRRFYRVPEWEQDIAEVLPNYLSPSETAQALSSASISTCVLNLQCSALKTLHAAGQLNTSFYMELHKTIGDFIALQSRSERFKNFPYPRQYATVSSLFVRFFCLSLPFGLLNEFNRLNDGVTGFMHGNMVWLVVPCSVAVSWMYTSLDQVGEGTENPFEGGANDVPISTLCGTIERDLKAMLGEPAGQPCGHSVIAL; this is encoded by the coding sequence ATGCATCTCGGAAAATCGTACAAGCTGTCGGAGTTCCTGATCTGGACTCGTTGGAACATCTACGAGCTTTTCGTGTTCGGGACTGTGCCGGTCATTCTGTACAAGTTCCTGTGCGTCACATGGTTGTCGATCCCGCTGACGATCGTGGTTCTGCTCGGCACCGCGACGTCGTTCATCGTCGGCTTCAAGAATGTGCAGACGTACAACCGGGCAACGGACGCGCTGGATATCTGGACCGAAATCGTGAGCAAGAGCCGTCGCTGGGGCCAGCTCGCGCGCGATTTTGCCGGCGACGAAGCGATTTCCCGCACGCTGATCGATCGGCACCTCGGATGGCTGACCGCGCTGCGATACGACCTGCGTCGCCCTCGGGTGTGGGAAAGCACGAGCAAACGCTACAACGCGGAATACCGCCGGTTCTATCGCGTGCCGGAGTGGGAACAGGACATCGCGGAAGTGTTGCCGAACTACCTGTCGCCGTCTGAAACGGCACAGGCGCTCTCTTCCGCGTCCATTTCGACATGCGTGCTGAATCTGCAATGCAGTGCGCTCAAAACGCTTCACGCGGCCGGTCAGCTGAATACGAGCTTCTACATGGAGCTTCACAAGACGATCGGGGATTTCATCGCGCTCCAGTCGAGATCCGAGCGTTTCAAGAACTTCCCGTATCCGCGCCAGTACGCGACCGTCAGCTCGCTGTTCGTCCGGTTCTTCTGCCTGTCGCTTCCGTTCGGTCTTCTGAACGAATTCAACCGGCTCAACGATGGCGTGACCGGCTTCATGCACGGCAACATGGTATGGCTGGTGGTGCCATGCAGCGTCGCGGTGTCGTGGATGTATACGTCGCTCGACCAGGTCGGCGAAGGCACCGAGAATCCGTTCGAAGGCGGTGCGAACGACGTTCCCATTTCGACGTTGTGCGGCACGATCGAGCGCGATCTGAAAGCGATGCTCGGAGAACCGGCCGGCCAGCCGTGCGGCCACTCGGTCATCGCGCTATAG